In Cynocephalus volans isolate mCynVol1 chromosome 13, mCynVol1.pri, whole genome shotgun sequence, a genomic segment contains:
- the LOC134362075 gene encoding histone PARylation factor 1: MVGGGGKRRPGGEGQQSEKTVDVKKRKSCEADVSSDLRKEVENHYKLSLPEDFYHFWKFCEELDPEKPADSLFASLGLRLVGPYDILAGKHKMKKKSTGLNFNLHWRFYYDPPEFQTIIIGDNKTQYHMGYFRDSPDELPVYVGTNEAKKNCIIAQNGDNVFAAVKLFLMKKLKEVTDKKKTSLLKNIDEKLTEAARQLGYSLEQRTMKMKQRDKKVVTKTFHGAGLVVPVDKNDVGYRELPETDADLKKICKTIVEATNDEERLKAFAPIQEMTTFVQFANDECDYGMGLELGMDLFCYGSHYFHKVAGQLLLLAYNLLKRNLFAEIIEDHLANRNKENIDQLAA; this comes from the exons atGGTCGGCGGTGGCGGGAAGCGCAGGCCCGGCGGGGAGGGGCAGCAG TCTGAAAAAACAGTTGATGTGAAGAAGAGGAAATCCTGTGAAGCTGATGTCTCCAGTGACCTTcgaaaagaagtagaaaatcatTACAAGCTTTCCCTACCTGAAGATTTCTATCACTTCTGGAAATTCTGTGAAGAACTTGATCCTGAAAAGCCAGCTG ATTCACTTTTTGCAAGCCTTGGACTTCGATTAGTGGGCCCTTATGATATCCTTGctggaaaacataaaatgaagaaaaaatcaaCAGGCTTGAATTTTAACCTTCACTGGAGGTTTTACTATGATCCTCCTGAGTTCCAGACCATTATTATTGGAGATAATAAAACGCAGTACCACATGGGGTATTTCAG GGATTCTCCTGATGAACTTCCTGTATATGTTGGTACAaatgaagcaaagaaaaattgtataattgctcaaaatggagataatgtgTTTGCTGCAGTCaa ATTGTTTTTGATGAAAAAACTTAAAGAAgtaacagataaaaagaaaactagtcTCTTgaaaaacatagatgaaaaactcacagaagcagcCAGACAACTGGGGTACTCACTGGAACAGAGAACCATGAAGATGAAACAAAGAGATAAGAAA GTTGTGACAAAGACCTTTCATGGTGCAGGCTTGGTTGTTCCAGTAGATAAAAATGATGTTGGGTACAGAGAGCTCCCTGAAACAGATG CTGACCTCAAGAAAATTTGCAAGACAATTGTTGAGGCCACAAATGATGAGGAGAGACTAAAAGCTTTTGCTCCCATTCAGGAAATGACAACTTTTGTGCAGTTTGCTAATGATGAATGTGACTATGGCATGGGGCTTGAGTTGGGAATGGACCTTTTTTGCTATGGTTCACAc tattttcataaAGTTGCTGGCCAGCTTTTACTTCTTGCGTATAATCTGTTGAAGAGGAATCTGTTTGCAGAAATTATTGAAGATCATCtagcaaacagaaataaagagaacatCGACCAACTTGCAGCATGA